A stretch of the Solanum dulcamara chromosome 6, daSolDulc1.2, whole genome shotgun sequence genome encodes the following:
- the LOC129892803 gene encoding formin-like protein 20 produces the protein MELDGDSPPIWSQPTTTLLRQRRRQPPSPPIINPVVLILLLPILALLILFFLVPPFLTHTTQILRPNSVKKGWDSFNILLVVFAILCGIFARKNDDNSSPVERSRNVSTSDSSNFNDDHDTRHPVSNERWFQTSDEKAYNFGVPETGLNRLRRSSSSYPDLRQVPQWETGENQSRFYDDFGVNFYRSTASEYDRHRQQRSEKQKEESDTKVIPVDTFESRSSPPEPTLLEKPTITSSKPPQANLKRRRSFHSVPRKDKAEMQSNEAEVELNEKQGPPQSSPPALTTELSPPVEKPQKLQRRKSGTKELATAIASLYNQSKRNMRTKKRDIFESVSNSPLSAEQVLPPASPPPPPPPPPPPSKVFQNLFKKNRKSKRVHSDPSNVPSPPPPPPPPLPPNSIFNNLFKTGSKSKRFQQIASSTPPPPPPPPPPSSILNNLFKHGTKSRRLKSPISTPTPPPPPPPPPQARVSSRRRKSSTHSQPPMQPPEPPLRHSSSWSKPPLPKKPATSYYDDNLNSGSQSPLIPMPPPPPMPPFKMREMNFVPTGDFVRIRTAHSSRCSSPDLEDVDVDDESVRSAMDGEDLTGPSVTCPSPDVNMKADTFIARLRDEWRLEKMNSLREKEYTGLNPGPMWRGPGPI, from the coding sequence ATGGAACTCGATGGAGACTCTCCACCTATCTGGTCCCAACCTACCACCACACTCCTCCGTCAACGCCGCCGACAACCACCCTCTCCTCCTATCATCAACCCCGTGGTTCTCATTTTACTACTACCCATTCTTGCTCTCCTCATCTTGTTCTTCTTGGTTCCCCCTTTCCTTACACACACTACCCAAATTCTTCGACCTAATTCTGTGAAAAAGGGATGGGACTCTTTTAATATATTGCTTGTAGTATTTGCTATTCTTTGCGGCATTTTTGCCCGCAAGAATGATGACAATTCTTCACCCGTTGAAAGAAGTAGAAATGTTTCAACAAGTGATTCTTCTAATTTCAATGATGATCATGATACGAGACATCCTGTTTCTAATGAACGATGGTTTCAGACTAGCGATGAGAAAGCATATAATTTTGGTGTACCTGAAACTGGTCTAAACCGTCTGAGAAGAAGCAGCAGTTCCTATCCCGATCTGAGACAAGTGCCGCAATGGGAAACCGGTGAGAATCAGTCCCGGTTTTATGATGATTTTGGTGTGAATTTTTACCGTTCTACGGCATCCGAGTATGATAGACACCGTCAACAGCGGAGCGAGAAGCAGAAGGAAGAATCTGACACTAAGGTAATTCCGGTGGATACATTTGAGAGTCGTTCTTCTCCACCTGAACCTACATTGCTGGAAAAACCTACGATTACCTCATCGAAGCCACCTCAGGCGAATTTGAAAAGGAGAAGATCCTTTCACAGTGTTCCGCGCAAAGATAAGGCTGAAATGCAGAGTAATGAAGCTGAAGTTGAACTAAACGAGAAACAAGGGCCTCCACAATCGTCACCGCCAGCCCTGACAACGGAGCTATCACCTCCGGTGGAAAAGCCCCAAAAGCTTCAGCGGAGAAAGAGTGGTACGAAAGAATTAGCCACAGCTATTGCGTCATTGTACAATCAGAGTAAAAGAAACATGAGAACAAAGAAGCGAGATATTTTTGAGAGTGTCTCCAATTCTCCACTATCTGCAGAACAAGTACTGCCACCAGCCTCGCCGCCACCGCCTCCACCGCCGCCGCCACCTCCGTCTAAGGTTTTCCAGAACCTTTTCAAGAAGAATAGGAAAAGTAAGCGTGTACATTCCGACCCTTCCAATGTACCAtcacctcctcctcctcctcctccacctCTCCCTCCGAATTCAATTTTCAACAATTTGTTCAAAACAGGAAGCAAAAGCAAACGATTCCAGCAAATAGCATCATCAACTCCTCCACCTCCTCCACCACCACCTCCACCTTCTTCAATTCTCAATAATTTGTTCAAACATGGAACAAAAAGCAGAAGACTCAAATCACCAATTTCGACTCCAACACCACCTCCTCCACCTCCACCTCCGCCACAAGCACGTGTGTCATCAAGGAGGAGAAAAAGTTCTACGCATTCTCAACCACCAATGCAACCACCAGAACCTCCACTTCGACACTCATCCAGTTGGAGCAAACCTCCATTGCCAAAAAAACCAGCCACCAGTTACTACGACGATAACTTGAACAGTGGCTCGCAATCTCCGTTGATACCAATGCCACCTCCGCCTCCTATGCCGCCGTTCAAAATGCGGGAAATGAATTTCGTTCCCACTGGTGATTTCGTCAGGATACGGACCGCGCACAGCTCTCGCTGCAGCTCGCCGGACCTTGAAGACGTTGACGTTGATGATGAGTCCGTCAGATCGGCAATGGACGGTGAAGATTTAACCGGGCCGTCGGTTACTTGCCCGAGCCCGGATGTGAACATGAAAGCGGACACTTTCATTGCTCGGCTCCGAGATGAGTGGCGATTGGAGAAAATGAATTCACTGCGTGAAAAAGAGTACACTGGCCTGAACCCAGGCCCAATGTGGAGAGGCCCAGGCCCAATATGA